A DNA window from Canis lupus dingo isolate Sandy chromosome 2, ASM325472v2, whole genome shotgun sequence contains the following coding sequences:
- the LOC112670386 gene encoding lysozyme-like protein 1: protein MKAAGILALIGCLIMVTEPKIYTRCKLAKIFLRAGLDNYQGFSLGNWICMAYYESRYNTTAETQLEDGSIDYGIFQINSFTWCRRAKLQEKNHCHVACSALITDDLTDAILCAKKIAKETEGMNYWQGWKKHCEGKDLSEWKKGCEVS, encoded by the exons ATGAAGGCTGCCGGCATCTTGGCCCTGATTGGCTGTCTGATCATGGTCACTGAGCCCAAAATCTACACTCGCTGTAAactggcaaaaatatttttgagggctGGCCTGGACAATTACCAGGGTTTTAGCCTTGGAAACT GGATCTGCATGGCATACTATGAGAGCCGCTACAATACAACAGCTGAGACCCAGCTGGAGGATGGAAGCATTGACTATggcatttttcagataaatagtTTCACGTGGTGCAGACGTGCTAAGCTACAAGAGAAGAACCACTGTCACGTTGCCTGCTCAG CCTTGATCACAGATGATCTCACAGATGCAATTCTATGTGCCAAGAAAATTGCTAAAGAGACAGAAGGGATGAACTATTG gCAAGGCTGGAAGAAACACTGTGAGGGCAAGGACCTGTCTGAGTGGAAAAAGGGATGTGAGGTTTCATGA